In Oryza brachyantha chromosome 1, ObraRS2, whole genome shotgun sequence, the following are encoded in one genomic region:
- the LOC102703539 gene encoding uncharacterized protein LOC102703539, protein MQAPPRTRDPAAGGAARQGPPPAHAHGPPPVQPQQQQQRHYYYEEEQRPLQVRRTTTTSSSSSALASCLMAAAFLVLAVGGAGAALFILFRPRPPDIAVAAVRLPAFASGNGTVAFTFEQTAAVRNPNRAPLAHFDSSLRVAYAGGELGSVYIPAGLIDGGRTKDMSASFAVPAFAAATPVPPLPQEMAATSAQQQQQPQPAAAPVMEVDSLLVVKGRVTVLRVLTHRVEAAKVCRVGVSPVDGKVLGFRC, encoded by the coding sequence ATGCAAGCGCCGCCAAGAACCCGAGACCCGGCCGCCGGAGGCGCGGCCAGGCAAGGCCCCCCGCCGGCGCATGCGCAtgggccgccgccggtgcagccgcagcagcagcagcagcgacacTACTACTacgaggaggagcagcggcCGCTGCAGGTgaggcggacgacgacgacgtcgtcgtcgtcgtcggcgctggCGTCCTGcctcatggcggcggcgttccTGGTGCTGGCGGTGGGAGGGGCGGGCGCGGCGCTGTTCATCCTGTTCCGGCCGCGCCCGCCGGACAtcgccgtggcggcggtgcggctGCCGGCGTTCGCGTCCGGGAACGGCACGGTGGCGTTCACGTTCGAGCAGACGGCCGCCGTGCGCAACCCCAACCGCGCGCCGCTCGCGCACTTCGACAGCTCACTCCGCGTCGCctacgccggcggcgagctggggtCCGTCTACATCCCCGCGGGCCTCATCGACGGCGGCCGCACCAAGGACATGTCCGCCAGCTTCGCCGTCCCGGCGTTCGCCGCGGCCACCCCGGTGCCGCCACTGCCGCAGGAGATGGCCGCCACCtcggcgcagcagcagcagcagccgcaaccggcggccgcgccggtgATGGAGGTCGACTCGCTGCTGGTGGTCAAGGGGAGGGTGACGGTGCTGCGGGTGCTGACGCACCGGGTGGAGGCGGCCAAGGTGTGCCGCGTCGGCGTCTCGCCGGTGGACGGCAAGGTGCTCGGCTTCCGCTGCTGA